One segment of Toxoplasma gondii ME49 chromosome VI, whole genome shotgun sequence DNA contains the following:
- a CDS encoding ion channel protein (encoded by transcript TGME49_238995~Predicted trans-membrane domain (TMHMM2.0):14-37:43-66:178-198:247-270:274-294:314-337:358-376:382-400), with the protein MGLQVETQSFLLRQIFRLVLDCLVVGVFLGCMAYIATVENTWTTVSARFVPSLLGWATFLSSIFIFEPLYQLYDGITTGQWPSWISRPGAEAHMHGQFSLEKRSGMKAREENLVEPDSQKALFRTKHKALRFNRLVTDFKMRRKLKFRQGFVKASVVRVLYWHHLIRHRIHRVSSRPSFALATVVWNFAWSVSWCLTLQRWRRDSYDDQWDFSMLHGSDYATQEFFLSAATLEFLMIFLQQTEILQMLLWPSFWIEMFTLPPLTVLVYFTFTSVFLNHFIAAEILLLTGWLRWIKTFFMTRFISASVVWGNATKGHVVQLVLGIIFLLTAFAAAMFTSDGVNPESIGDLDRNVYTLKEMFNFWYFGVVTMSTVGYGDISPRTMTGQCFCIAFIVTALIWLPSEFGRLIESLTSRRKVWGRLPLRIDHTAFVLLLGDVEPAQLSTFLQEVRLRRAVPPKIVVLSNHQFEDYRNQMEEAQSGQIRLCLVTGEAGIGGDPSDLLMVQPNHSQGVFVLSSPSALTAYYDRQTLTRLLSLMRLRIDPSHVAVQLCTNVCANIIASMGCLNYSILSDLKMGLIAKALCGHSGIIPLICNLSGSTYPDVPLGKLTKQFPPETLPGLCEYVKGALHSLYAFRVPPCMFGVPFEEICLGLYYCANIICVGIERDPEPRRVDDETAFGCGIGCANVGTLCKRMLERKPQKKSNRRRASASSVSPANSSMPLCLASQSSSDFQTLTPRSRDGSPGVRGEGALPRQGLQADGAHDSDGSRHVSFLPSGNAVNARTRARASPTLRARKRAGGSGSDSGSHGEQREDQRSHPDGLSPERRHTSVSGLKQPKAAPHFCPSLSCCSSVLTPEEANSDSHKTQSSPRDPGLPFYGPSAAQKISFWVNPAGAHYCLSEGDKCVIIAPSVGAAEFLESATVVPWSHVFSSPLGRFVDLLATQPARAAAQAAGQAVALAVDAKEAMQVAITATKDAVGNVARTGSDDEGSAVLSARDDDMLSKKAGGTGTQVTQTLSPKKHRERPNPPGGVAGGARGLTGVGGDPATPQEGKRDKSFLDKPTQAKTVKGPPDSQGQGDSAGNVQKEGSQEGNKLRNGEETAPGADGQHEGSRHVSGSTHEKREVEESQVRGRSQPREETPALGMDAGSLVATVDGLQRLRGPDERKQSRLSEGSLQWSRTGEREKTKTAGEEKLEPRGQAKQFSPAAQPSMAFPHSSSTEWGDGLTLENGASGAPVSDSRLSLRPGNSRAVCSASVRESRDARPEAQQRFFSNPEDKAFSTDRSASFTSSPGRKRQRGESNNVEASYSFPSPSSRKSSWEAEPHSPSSCYRPAYSVHPQAPSDSPAVSSAGSPSNCPKQSIPSLHCLTPPPSGLTALAADGRAASEVSASSIGALAPRLLPLHFAQPAFPLDGDREPANVENVASSLNTERPSEASSWTLDEGGGYVSSRELNRGRRSHDHLLRGERDRDEPGLKTGRSWAKMPAAIPSPLQLREGRTTEISPSAAAGASTVIKRLFSAAAGPGISDRHPIQAWDDGGDEEATVPVVHVGDQEDDDRDLDPLSVGCAEGGHASTKVVSSFPEAEDDPGEAERSIDAFKKHGSRHSGRDVPERGISRDAAARDEGGVTADPRRSAAVAGNGDSDASEDSSTDESDIFAEPNKSYSDQIFASSYQEARRLIFFNPDRPLILICGWPKHIGGLLMKIKAIGGWNVIVLTAEAPPPWGDLRYVLPFRRFTAIVQARPLSEINLVRAGVLDAKRFFIFPLGLDNTLTATSESIAQQDDRNVILVYLQIKNLLLQKADMLLRLRTSLPQWPGVPGWRGPPRRSGAKTGEAAEAPSRSGTRNLRRRRPQKDSPVAQTSAWPARNDGVFAHPLFQRQAVHQQSFPLLDEGRTEPRGETPEREPVCPRQTPAFGSEDSLRQQSQKRLRVLQSVHRTDYCRQDGPAKTEDRGKGRDRFFHDVSQHSACPEGRNIEGGLQLTNFFPSRRHSSLPVCMKEAKGTCDEGCEERDGQRGWESWGVPTDPESRANEQLGHGLEQCRIVSNLTSGEKARSALGDLLASATERCREEVQSRRRPSSDLRPEEKEKVEEADTSVKRGQSDRHPHVDRVGQGSTWKETEDDRGEESKRSSTCRRRPADCGSSDFPFASVGSAEIMKIASEASLKTDSSPSCLDTELLPQDFLHGNLELGREFLSDNLASPAGYTDRERVTREGMCAAASTGALQNRESQHLSPPKRRGVSSSPASSLAVSSSCRRRITACLRLSRMANNRETGGHSAARNRSCGETTDQQTRKEIEGRPAVAEFDNPVRSHKDKGAHASNCAENAASSGEHQGASPLSRHARRNALQNIEAKEEEALMLELHDQNNWRFVNDDEWIDRNVKDYPCYSSATYLLSPEYISGNLFADRMNFSFLTQHPAISPYSVTPQFLSELIGYAFTGNWPGIQLESIPPSSLEEGLTFGDLFRTLLLDKKKIAVGLYRCGVGSLRSYVYTCPPRHCLLESTDRVFVIPVGFPRPPLSPEKVIKRVNAYLAKTVAANSR; encoded by the exons ATGGGACTGCAAGTGGAAACGCAGTCCTTTCTGCTACGGCAGATTTTCCGCCTGGTGCTGGACTGCTTGGTCGTGGGGGTATTTCTCGGTTGCATGGCGTACATTGCAACGGTTGAAAACACGTGGACAACAGTGTCGGCGCGCTTTGTGCCGTCACTCCTGGGGTGGGCcactttcctttcctcgatTTTTATCTTCGAGCCCCTGTACCAGCTGTATGACGGGATAACGACGGGGCAGTGGCCGTCGTGGATCTCGCGGCCAGGTGCGGAGGCACACATGCACGGGCAGTTTTCACTGGAGAAGAGATCTGGGATGAAGGCCCGCGAGGAGAACCTTGTGGAACCCGACTCGCAGAAGGCTTTGTTCCGCACGAAGCACAAAGCACTGCGCTTCAACCGACTCGTGACGGACTTCAAGATGCGCCGGAAACTCAAGTTTCGCCAGGGCTTCGTCAAGGCATCGGTGGTGCGTGTACTCTACTGGCATCACCTGATCCGACACCGGATCCACCGCGTTAGCAGCAGgccttccttcgctctcgcgaCCGTCGTCTGGAACTTCGCGTGGTCTGTGTCATGGTGCCTGACGCTTCAGCGCTGGCGCCGAGACAGCTACGACGACCAGTGGGACTTCAGCATGCTCCACGGGTCGGACTACGCGACGCAGGAgttcttcctgtctgcggccactctcgagttcctcaTGATCTTCCTCCAACAGACGGAGATCCTGCAGATGCTCCTGTGGCCGTCGTTCTGGATCGAAATGTTCACGCTGCCGCCACTCACGGTGCTCGTCTACTTCACCTTCACGTCCGTTTTCTTGAACCACTTCATTGCAGCAGAGATCCTCCTCCTCACGGGCTGGCTGCGCTGGATCAAGACCTTCTTCATGACGCGCTTCATCAGTGCGTCGGTCGTCTGGGGCAACGCGACCAAGGGTCATGTCGTCCAGCTCGTTCTCGGAATCATTTTCCTGCTCACAGCCTTCGCTGCCGCCATGTTCACGTCCGACGGCGTGAATCCCGAGTCGATTGGCGACCTAGACCGGAACGTGTACACCCTGAAGGAGATGTTTAACTTTTGGTACTTTGGAGTCGTCACCATGTCCACCGTCGGGTACGGAGACATCTCGCCGCGGACGATGACGGGGCAGTGCTTCTGCATCGCCTTCATCGTCACCGCCTTGATTTGGCTGCCCAGCGAGTTTGGTCGCCTCATCGAGTCCCTGACGTCGCGGAGAAAAGTCTGGGGGCGTCTGCCGCTGCGAATCGACCACACGGCCTTCGTCCTCCTGCTCGGCGACGTCGAACCCGCCCAGCTGTCCACCTTCTTGCAGGAGGTGCGGCTGCGGAGAGCTGTGCCCCCGAAGATCGTGGTCCTGAGCAACCACCAGTTCGAGGACTACCGGAACCAGAtggaggaggcgcagagcgGCCAGattcgtctgtgtctcgtcaCGGGCGAGGCGGGAATCGGCGGCGACCCTTCGGACCTTCTCATGGTCCAGCCGAACCACTCGCAGGGGGTCTTcgtgctctcttctccgtccgcACTGACGGCGTACTACGACCGCCAAACGCTCACGAGGCTCCTCAGTTTGATGCGGCTCCGAATCGACCCGTCCCACGTCGCCGTGCAGCTGTGCACGAACGTTTGCGCCAACATTATCGCCTCCATGGGCTGTCTGAACTACTCAATTCTGAGCGACTTAAAGATGGGTTTGATTGCGAAGGCCCTCTGCGGCCACTCGGGCATCATTCCCCTCATTTGCAACCTCTCTGGCAGCACCTATCCAGATGTGCCTCTTGGGAAGCTCACGAAGCAGTTCCCGCCCGAAACACTTCCTGGCCTCTGCGAATATGTCAAAGGCGCCCTGCACTCCTTGTACGCCTTTCGCGTCCCGCCCTGCATGTTTGGGGTCCCCTTCGAGGAGATCTGCCTTGGCTTGTACTACTGTGCAAACATCATCTGCGTCGGGATCGAGCGCGACCCGGAGCCCAGACGTGTCGATGACGAAACCGCTTTCGGGTGCGGCATAGGCTGCGCGAATGTCGGCACTCTCTGCAAGCGCATGCTCGAAAGGAAGCCCCAGAAAAAGTCAAACCGTCGCCGCGCGTCAGCCAGCTCCGTCTCGCCGGCAAACAGTTCCATGCCGCTCTGCTTGGCCTCCCAGTCCTCATCGGACTTCCAAACTCTGACGCCCCGCTCCAGAGACGGATCGCCTGGCGTGCGAGGCGAGGGGGCCCTCCCGCGGCAGGGTTTGCAGGCAGACGGCGCTCATGACTCCGACGGGTCTCGCCATGTCAGTTTCTTACCCTCAGGCAACGCTGTGAACGCCAGGACTCGTGCGCGGGCCTCGCCGACCCTACGAGCACGCAAGCGAGCCGGGGGAAGCGGCTCGGACTCCGGCAGCCACGGCGAGCAGAGGGAAGACCAGCGGTCTCACCCAGACGGCTTGTccccagagagaaggcacacTTCCGTCTCTGGCCTTAAACAGCCGAAGGCAGCGCCTCATTTCTGTCCCTCGCTGTCTTGTTGTTCTTCCGTCCTCACTCCGGAGGAAGCGAATTCGGACTCGCACAAGACCCAGTCGAGCCCCAGAGACCCCGGGCTTCCCTTCTACGGGCCTTCTGCGGCTCAAAAGATCTCCTTCTGGGTCAACCCCGCAGGCGCGCACTACTGCCTGAGTGAGGGAGACAAGTGCGTGATCATCGCGCCGTCGGTGGGCGCCGCCGAGTTCCTCGAGTCCGCCACAGTGGTCCCGTGGTCCCATGTTTTCTCGTCGCCTTTGGGGCGCTTCGTGGACCTGCTGGCGACTCAGCCGGCGCGGGCAGCGGCGCAGGCGGCGGGGCAGGCAGTTGCTTTGGCTGTGGACGCGAAGGAAGCGATGCAAGTGGCAATCACGGCCACGAAGGATGCCGTCGGGAACGTGGCGAGAACGGGGTCTGACGATGAAGGTTCCGCTGTGTTGAGCGCCCGCGATGACGACATGTTGTCGAAGAAAGCAGGAGGGACTGGAACTCAGGTGACGCAGACACTGTCGCcgaagaagcacagagaacGCCCAAACCCACCCGGCGGCGTCGCGGGCGGCGCTCGCGGGCTGACAGGGGTCGGAGGTGACCCGGCGACGCCCCAGGAAGGGAAGCGCGATAAGAGCTTCCTGGACAAACCGACGCAAGCCAAAACAGTCAAAGGGCCGCCGGACAGCCAAGGCCAGGGAGACAGTGCAGGGAACGTGCAGAAGGAAGGCAGTCAGGAAGGGAACAAACTCCGGAATggtgaggagacagcgccggGAGCGGACGGGCAGCACGAAGGCAGTCGACACGTTTCCGGCTCAACTCACGAGAAGCGTGAGGTTGAAGAAAGCCAGGTGCGCGGCCGCAGTCagccgcgagaagaaacccCAGCCTTGGGCATGGACGCAGGTTCACTCGTCGCCACAGTCGACGGACTTCAAAGGCTCCGGGGCCCAGAcgaaaggaagcagagcagGCTGAGCGAGGGAAGCCTGCAGTGGTCACGGAcaggcgagcgagagaagactaagacagcgggagaagagaagttgGAGCCACGTGGGCAAGCGAAGCAGTTCTCGCCTGCTGCTCAGCCCTCGATGGCTTTCCCCCATTCTTCTTCGACAGAGTGGGGTGACGGTCTCACTCTCGAAAACGGCGCATCCGGAGCCCCAGTCTCTGACAgtcggctgtctcttcgccctGGGAACTCCAGAGCGGTTTGCTCGGCCTCCGTACGAGAGTCGCGTGACGCGCGTCCCGAAGCTCAGCAGCGCTTTTTTTCGAATCCAGAAGACAAGGCCTTTTCCACGGACCGCTCGGCCAGTTTTACATCTTCCCCAGGcagaaaaaggcagagaggagagtcgAATAACGTCGAGGCTTCTTACTCGTTCCCAAGCCCTTCTTCACGCAAGTCGTCGTGGGAGGCAGAGCCTCACTCACCTTCTTCGTGTTACCGCCCTGCCTATTCAGTCCATCCTCAGGCGCCTTCCGACTCGCCTGCAGTTTCGTCTGCCGGGTCTCCGTCCAACTGTCCGAAGCAGTCAATCCCGTCGCTGCACTGCCTAACCCCTCCACCTTCTGGCTTGACCGCTCTTGCCGCAGACGGGAGGGCAGCTTCAGAAGTTTCCGCGTCTTCAATCGGGGCGctcgctcctcgccttctcccgctcCATTTTGCCCAGCCTGCGTTTCCCCTCGACGGCGATAGGGAGCCGGCAAACGTAGAGAACGTGGCGTCTTCActgaacacagagagaccgagTGAGGCGTCGAGTTGGACGCTCGACGAGGGTGGTGGCTATGTCTCTTCGCGGGAGCTGAATCGCGGCAGGCGCTCTCACGATCACCTGCtcagaggagagcgagaccgCGACGAACCAGGCTTGAAAACAGGGAGAAGCTGGGCAAAGATGCCGGCAGCCATAccctcgcctctgcagctccgagagggaagaacaaCCGAGATCAGTCCGTCTGCAGCTGCCGGCGCCAGCACTGTCATCAAGAGGCTGTTCAGCGCCGCCGCGGGGCCAGGAATTTCTGACCGCCATCCCATCCAGGCCTGGGATGATGGAGGG GATGAAGAAGCGACCGTTCCCGTGGTACACGTCGGTGACCAAGAGGATGATGACCGTGATCTGGATCCGCTATCCGTCGGGTGTGCAGAAGGGGGACATGCAAGCACGAaggtcgtttcttcttttccagagGCGGAAGACGACCCCGGGGAAGCGGAACGTAGTATAGACGCATTTAAGAAACACGGGTCCAGACATAGTGGACGAGACGTTCCGGAGAGAGGCATTTCTCGGGATGCTGCCGCGCGAGACGAAGGTGGAGTGACGGCTGATCCAAGGAGAAGCGCGGCTGTAGCGGGAAACGGGGATTCGGACGCCTCCGAGGACTCGAGCACTGATGAGTCTGACATTTTCGCAGAGCCTAATAAATCGTATTCTGACCAG ATCTTTGCGTCGAGCTACCAGGAAGCCCGTCGTCTTATCTTCTTCAACCCTGACCGGCCTCTTATTCTCATTTGCGGATGGCCGAAACACATCGGAGGCTTGCTGATGAAGATTAAAGCTATCGGCGGGTGGAATGTTATCGTTCTCACTGCAGAG gcgccgccgccttGGGGAGACTTGCGCTACGTGCTCCCGTTCCGAAGGTTCACAGCCATCGTTCAAGCCCGGCCGCTTTCCGAGATTAATCTCGTCAG GGCAGGCGTTCTGGACGCTAAGCGCTTCTTTATTTTCCCTCTCGGGCTCGACAACACACTGACCGCAACTAGTGAATCAATTGCGCAGCAGGATGACCGCAATGTCATCCTCGTGTATCTTCAAATCAAGAATTTGCTTCTTCAG AAAGCGGATatgcttcttcgtcttcgcacAAGCTTGCCTCAGTGGCCGGGGGTTCCTGGGTGGCGAGGCCCGCCTCGCCGGTCGGGTGCGAAGACGGGTGAAGCTGCTGAAGCTCCTTCGAGATCTGGAACGCGGAATTTAAGGCGGAGGCGGCCTCAAAAGGATTCCCCTGTGGCTCAGACTTCAGCCTGGCCAGCAAGGAACGACGGTGTGTTTGCTCATCCGCTGTTTCAAAGGCAAGCAGTGCACCAGcagtcgtttcctctcttggaCGAGGGCAGAACCGAACCGAGGGGCGAGACGCCAGAGCGTGAGCCTGTTTGTCCTCGGCAGACGCCTGCTTTTGGAAGTGAGGACAGCCTGAGGCAACAGTCACAGAAGCGTTTACGCGTTCTTCAATCTGTTCACCGTACAGATTATTGTAGGCAAGATGGTCCTGCGAAGACTgaggacagaggaaagggCAGAGACCGTTTTTTCCACGATGTCTCGCAACACAGTGCTTGTCCGGAAGGACGAAACATAGAAGGCGGACTGCAACTAACAAATTTCTTTCCCAGCCGACGTCACAGCTCGCTTCCAGTGTGTatgaaagaagcgaaaggcaCATGTGATGAAGGCTGCGAAGAAAGGGACGGACAGCGCGGCTGGGAATCTTGGGGAGTGCCCACCGATCCAGAGTCAAGAGCGAATGAGCAGCTCGGACACGGTCTCGAACAGTGCAGGATTGTCTCAAATCTCACTtccggagagaaggcgagaagcgctCTAGGGGACCTGCTTGCCTCTGCTACGGAAAGGTGTAGGGAGGAAGTCCAAAGTCGAAGACGTCCTTCATCTGACCTCCgtccagaagaaaaagagaaggtcgaagaagcagacacgaGTGTCAAGAGAGGGCAAAGCGACAGACATCCCCATGTCGACAGGGTAGGACAAGGCAGCACctggaaggagacggaggatgatcgtggagaggaaagcaagagGTCAAGCACATGTCGGCGACGCCCTGCTGACTGTGGGTCCTCGGATTTCCCGTTTGCAAGTGTCGGTTCGGCGGAAATCATGAAAATCGCGTCGGAGGCGTCCCTGAAGACAGACTCTTCACCCTCTTGCCTCGACACAGAACTCTTGCCGCAAGATTTTCTTCATGGAAACCTTGAACTAGGGCGAGAATTCTTGAGTGACAACTTGGCAAGTCCGGCGGGGTACACGGATCGCGAAAGGGTCACCAGGGAAGGCATGTGTGCAGCGGCTTCTACAGGGGCTCTTCAGAATCGAGAAAGTCAACATTTGTCTCCACCGAAACGACGAGGAGTCTCGTCTTCCCCAGCATCATCATTGGCTGTCTCCAGCAGTTGCCGACGAAGGATTACCGCGTGTCTTCGGCTGTCCAGAATGGCGAACaacagggagacaggaggtCACTCGGCAGCGCGTAACCGGAGCTgcggagagacgacagatcagcaaacgagaaaggagatcGAGGGGCGGCCGGCCGTCGCTGAATTTGACAACCCGGTCCGTTCCCACAAAGACAAAGGAGCACATGCGAGCAACTGTGCTGAAAACGCTGCGTCCAGTGGCGAACACCAGGGCGCGTCGCCGCTTTCACGGCATGCCAGACGAAACGCCTTGCAAAATATagaggcaaaagaagaagaagcgctcATGCTCGAGTTACATGATCAAAACAACTGGAGATTTGTCAACGATGATGAATG GATCGACCGGAATGTAAAGGATTACCCCTGCTACAGCTCAGCTACTTACCTGCTCTCTCCAGAATATATCAGTGGAAACCTCTTTGCGGATAGAATGAATTTCAGTTTTCTTACGCAACACCCTGCCATCTCCCCCTACTCCGTCACGCCGCAATTCCTCTCGGAGCTTATTGGCTATGCTTTCACGGGCAATTGG CCGGGTATTCAACTGGAGTCCATTCCACCCTCGTCCCTGGAAGAAGGCCTCACATTCGGAGATTTGTTTCGTACCCTGCTTctggacaagaagaagatcgCTGTCGGGTTGTACCGGTG CGGTGTAGGATCACTCAGGAGTTACGTCTATACATGCCCGCCGCGGCATTGCCTTCTAGAGTCGACAGACCGGGTGTTTGTTATTCCAGTGGGCTTCCCGCGGCCTCCCTTGTCTCCGGAAAAAGTAATAAAGAGAGTTAATGCATATCTGGCAAAGACAGTGGCTGCTAACTCTAGATAG
- a CDS encoding hypothetical protein (encoded by transcript TGME49_239010~Predicted trans-membrane domain (TMHMM2.0):11-34) — protein sequence MRAGDHRTGVRLIICSLVPIAIIANTLGSTPWLAFASAGTGKEQGQKPDSPPSPYVSQRQEHSPPRPSEKAHRKKRRQLSPPATPPQSKQAQFAPSPKDSASPQKLLELPGSPSRDSVPPLTVPVGEGVRGTARQRPLSPLTPSDHLLFGERSITSGGGGGFNVDDFFATTQPPGSHEEAHSSLEDPASPQKLLELPGSSSRDSVPPLTVPVGEGVRGTARQRPLSPLTPSDHLLFGESSITSGGGGGFNVDDFFATTQPPGSHEEAHSSLEDPASPQKLLELPGSSSRDSVPPLTVPVGEGVRGTARQRPLSPLTPSDHLLFGESSITSGGGGGFNVDDFFATTQPPGSREEAHSEGPVQTPLEASLQAAIAALLQTPPEGPLQTPLEASPQAATAALLQTPPEGPLQTPQAAPLQTPQAEGPVQIRPEVPLQTPPEGRLQTPLEASLQAATAAPPQIPPVGEPSQQQALLLPIFTPITVLEPSLLPSTPGLSFVPPLGEPIPQHFVPFGLFPSPPSDGTGSSTGARAHGAATGRGTAGASAADPSAAVSAGTSRTTGPVAYGTEPAHEASVNVPRGVGAGDGLLAQPVYYFLSAVPSPRQVAQRVVYAPHGTPVVVHPQPPFFPAFTNRGRSLTVGTMGAISMANAVQSQPQQRRTLTVGRLGAISLANATEQPVVGSSTDSSSSSPISPRSPRSRSSSSSESTPSTRRRWLTGSSTGSDSSTSSRASYATSDSLSSGPYLSPFSGSESSGSRSYSSSSRSRRRMSDGSS from the coding sequence ATGAGGGCCGGCGATCACCGCACAGGGGTACGACTCATCATCTGCAGTCTAGTGCCCATTGCTATCATTGCCAACACACTCGGATCAACGCCATGGTTGGCTTTTGCAAGCGCCGGAACGGGGAAGGAACAAGGACAGAAACCTGATTCACCACCTTCCCCATATGTGAGTCAAAGACAGGAACACTCCCCCCCTCGCCCGTCTGAGAAGGCTCACCGCAAGAAGCGCCGacaactgtctcctcccgcaACTCCTCCCCAGTCAAAGCAAGCGCAATTTGCACCAAGCCCCAAGGACTCAGCTTCGCCACAAAAGCTATTGGAGTTGCCGGGATCACCGAGTCGCGATTCTGTACCACCATTGACGGTGCCAGTGGGTGAAGGCGTGAGAGGAACAGCACGCCAGCGACCACTGTCGCCGTTGACACCTAGTGACCATCTTCTGTTTGGAGAGAGGTCTATAACTTCTGGTGGTGGCGGAGGATTCAATGTTGACGATTTTTTCGCCACGACACAGCCTCCAGGGTCTCACGAAGAGGCCCACTCAAGCCTCGAGGACCCAGCTTCGCCACAAAAGCTATTGGAGTTGCCGGGATCATCGAGTCGCGATTCTGTACCACCATTGACGGTGCCAGTGGGTGAAGGCGTGAGAGGAACAGCACGCCAGCGACCACTGTCGCCGTTGACACCTAGTGACCATCTTCTGTTTGGAGAGAGTTCTATAACTTCTGGTGGTGGCGGAGGATTCAATGTTGACGATTTTTTCGCCACGACACAGCCTCCAGGGTCTCACGAAGAGGCCCACTCAAGCCTCGAGGACCCAGCTTCGCCACAAAAGCTATTGGAGTTGCCGGGATCATCGAGTCGCGATTCTGTACCACCATTGACGGTGCCAGTGGGTGAAGGCGTGAGAGGAACAGCACGCCAGCGACCACTGTCGCCGTTGACACCTAGTGACCATCTTCTGTTTGGAGAGAGTTCTATAACTTCTGGTGGTGGCGGAGGATTCAATGTTGACGATTTTTTCGCCACGACACAGCCTCCAGGGTCTCGCGAAGAGGCCCACTCAGAGGGTCCCGTACAGACTCCGCTAGAGGCTTCGCTACAGGCTGCCATAGCGGCTCTTTTACAGACTCCACCAGAGGGTCCCCTACAGACTCCGCTAGAGGCTTCGCCACAGGCTGCCACAGCGGCTCTTTTACAGACTCCACCAGAGGGTCCCCTACAGACTCCCCAAGCGGCTCCTTTACAGACTCCCCAAGCAGAGGGTCCAGTACAGATTCGCCCAGAGGTTCCTTTACAGACTCCCCCAGAGGGTCGCCTACAGACTCCGCTAGAGGCTTCGCTACAGGCTGCCACAGCGGCTCCCCCACAGATTCCGCCCGTTGGGGAGCCATCTCAACAGCAAGCGCTTTTGCTGCCAATTTTTACGCCAATCACCGTACTGGAACCATCCTTGTTACCGTCCACGCCAGGACTGTCATTTGTGCCACCACTGGGAGAGCCGATACCGCAGCATTTTGTCCCGTTTGGGCTTTTTCCATCCCCCCCCAGTGACGGAACCGGAAGTTCGACAGGTGCTCGTGCACATGGGGCAGCCACAGGCAGAGGCACAGCTGGCGCGTCGGCAGCAGACCCGTCAGCAGCAGTTTCCGCTGGCACATCCCGTACGACTGGCCCTGTCGCGTATGGGACTGAGCCGGCTCACGAGGCGAGTGTCAATGTACCTCGTGGCGTGGGAGCAGGTGACGGATTACTCGCCCAGCCGGTCTATTATTTCCTGTCCGCGGTTCCATCCCCCAGACAAGTGGCACAGCGAGTGGTCTACGCTCCACACGGAACACCGGTTGTCGTGCATCCCCAACCTCCGTTTTTCCCGGCTTTCACAAACAGGGGGCGGTCTCTGACGGTTGGTACGATGGGAGCGATCTCAATGGCGAACGCTGTCCAATCACAACCCCAACAGAGACGGACTTTAACAGTTGGTAGGTTGGGTGCAATCTCATTGGCGAACGCAACGGAACAACCAGTCGTCGGCAGCAGCACGGACTCATCAAGTTCTTCACCAATCTCGCCccgctctcctcgctcgcgaTCTTCGAGTTCGAGCGAAAGTACCCCGTCGACCAGAAGAAGGTGGCTCACTGGTTCATCTACAGGAAGCGACTCTTCCACTTCGAGCAGAGCCAGTTACGCGACAAGCGACTCGCTTTCTTCAGGCCCATATCTCTCCCCTTTTAGTGGGTCTGAATCCTCTGGGAGCAGATCTTATTCATCTTCGAGCCGATCCCGAAGAAGAATGTCGGACGGATCTTCCTGA